A genomic segment from Bradyrhizobium diazoefficiens USDA 110 encodes:
- a CDS encoding serine hydrolase domain-containing protein translates to MKKTIAMIAAAAAVIAFGAARAAPLPEANPDDAGFSKQGLARLDSFFAREIAAKRVPGAVVAVARDGKLVHYKAYGLLDPDKGTPMPVDAIFALASMTKPMAAVAGLTLMEKGQLPLQARLSDYYPGFADMKVGVQQADGSLKLEPQASPIFIHDLYRHTSGLMYGGRSDSSSPVARQYPDGVAPAIEGDTQAFVDRITKLPLAHQPSTEFEYGFSIDVLGAVVEKVSEQRLGDYLAANVWQPLGMKDATFHPTDAQRPRLARPFANDPLTGKPQAIKLLDTPTRFDCGGACSFATVGDYIRFGQMLLNGGELDGQRILGPKTVHHMTTNHLGPEIKNNVAVIEPHRAGFGFGLAVAVRTGEGVSSVPGNPGEFTWNGAFGTQFFCDPRERLVVVVGTAAPGELRKYYREQVQDIVYGAMVK, encoded by the coding sequence ATGAAGAAGACGATCGCCATGATCGCGGCGGCGGCTGCCGTCATCGCATTCGGTGCAGCGCGCGCCGCACCGCTGCCCGAAGCCAATCCTGACGACGCCGGTTTCTCGAAGCAGGGTCTTGCACGGCTCGACAGTTTCTTCGCCCGCGAAATCGCCGCAAAGCGCGTGCCCGGCGCCGTCGTCGCAGTGGCGCGTGACGGCAAGCTCGTGCACTACAAGGCCTATGGCCTGCTCGATCCGGACAAGGGCACGCCGATGCCGGTCGACGCGATCTTCGCGCTGGCCTCGATGACCAAGCCGATGGCCGCAGTCGCAGGCCTGACGCTGATGGAGAAGGGCCAGTTGCCGCTCCAGGCCAGGCTGTCCGACTACTATCCCGGCTTTGCCGACATGAAGGTCGGCGTTCAGCAGGCCGACGGCTCGCTCAAGCTCGAGCCGCAGGCCTCGCCGATCTTCATCCACGATCTCTACCGGCATACGTCCGGATTGATGTATGGCGGTCGCTCGGACAGTTCGAGCCCGGTGGCGCGGCAATACCCTGATGGCGTCGCGCCGGCGATCGAAGGCGACACGCAGGCCTTCGTCGACCGCATCACAAAGCTGCCGCTGGCGCATCAGCCCTCGACCGAGTTCGAATACGGCTTTTCGATCGATGTGCTCGGCGCCGTCGTCGAGAAGGTGAGCGAACAGCGGCTCGGCGACTATCTCGCCGCCAATGTGTGGCAGCCGCTCGGCATGAAGGACGCGACCTTCCACCCGACCGACGCGCAGCGCCCTCGCCTCGCCCGCCCGTTTGCCAACGATCCGCTGACGGGGAAGCCGCAAGCCATCAAGCTGCTGGACACGCCGACCAGGTTCGACTGCGGCGGCGCCTGTTCGTTCGCGACGGTCGGCGACTACATCCGCTTCGGGCAGATGCTGCTCAACGGCGGCGAGCTCGACGGCCAGCGCATCCTCGGCCCGAAGACCGTGCATCATATGACGACCAACCATCTCGGCCCCGAGATCAAGAACAACGTGGCGGTCATCGAGCCGCATCGCGCCGGTTTCGGCTTTGGCCTCGCGGTTGCGGTCCGCACCGGCGAAGGGGTGTCGTCGGTCCCCGGCAACCCCGGCGAGTTCACCTGGAACGGCGCGTTCGGAACGCAGTTCTTCTGCGATCCCAGGGAGCGTCTCGTCGTCGTGGTGGGAACGGCGGCGCCCGGTGAGCTCAGGAAATACTATCGCGAGCAGGTCCAGGACATCGTCTATGGCGCGATGGTGAAGTGA
- a CDS encoding dienelactone hydrolase family protein gives MSFETIMTSDVVGLTKVAPVSRRGFMSATAAVAAGYTLAAGPVRAEVIATDTKGLQAGDARIKVGSEEMPAYFARPAGNTKAPVIIVAMEIFGLHEYIKDVTRRLAKLGAFAIAPDYYFRKGVDLTKVTDIKDLLAVVNAKPDAELLSDLDVTVAWAGSQGGDTAKLGIIGFCRGGRSVWEYAAHGGTLKAGVAFYGTVVDPANPLWPKSPLQLAPEMKTPVLGLYGGADTGIPVAQVEQLKAALEQNKKTAEFKIYPEAPHGFHADYRGSYRKDAAEDAWKQAEAWFKKYGVLS, from the coding sequence ATGAGTTTCGAAACGATCATGACATCCGACGTCGTCGGGCTGACGAAAGTTGCCCCGGTCTCGCGCCGCGGATTCATGAGCGCGACCGCAGCCGTCGCCGCTGGCTACACGCTTGCGGCAGGTCCCGTCCGTGCCGAGGTGATCGCGACGGATACCAAGGGCCTCCAGGCCGGCGACGCCAGGATCAAGGTCGGCTCCGAGGAGATGCCTGCCTATTTCGCCCGCCCCGCCGGCAACACCAAGGCGCCGGTGATCATCGTGGCGATGGAGATTTTCGGCCTGCACGAATACATCAAGGACGTGACGCGGCGCCTGGCCAAGCTCGGCGCATTCGCAATCGCGCCCGACTATTACTTCCGCAAGGGCGTCGACCTGACCAAGGTGACCGACATCAAGGACCTGTTGGCGGTCGTGAATGCCAAGCCGGACGCCGAGCTGCTGTCCGATCTCGACGTGACGGTGGCGTGGGCGGGATCGCAGGGCGGCGATACCGCCAAGCTCGGTATCATCGGCTTCTGCCGCGGCGGGCGCTCCGTCTGGGAATATGCCGCTCACGGCGGTACTCTCAAGGCGGGTGTCGCATTCTATGGGACGGTGGTCGACCCCGCCAATCCACTGTGGCCGAAGAGCCCGCTCCAGCTCGCACCCGAGATGAAGACGCCGGTGCTCGGCCTCTATGGCGGCGCCGATACCGGCATTCCCGTTGCGCAGGTCGAGCAGCTCAAGGCGGCGCTCGAGCAGAACAAGAAGACGGCCGAATTCAAGATCTACCCCGAAGCGCCGCACGGCTTCCATGCCGACTACCGCGGCAGCTACCGCAAGGACGCCGCGGAAGATGCCTGGAAGCAGGCCGAGGCCTGGTTCAAGAAATATGGCGTCCTGAGCTGA
- a CDS encoding MarR family winged helix-turn-helix transcriptional regulator, whose protein sequence is MNLARESIELLEQVARILWFEGTKHGLRDREWMALRFLSRANRFSRTPSALASYVGTTRGTASFIIGELERLGYLERKRSAKDKRSVMLSVTQPGKKFLARDPVNVLVEAIAVLDDEAKIRFRDALRHVLDQSDAAEQRHHTDVCKRCIFLREDRTAADGKTTVEFSCRLFRAPIAEPEVDLLCTSFEHHRQ, encoded by the coding sequence ATGAATTTGGCTCGCGAATCGATTGAACTGTTGGAGCAGGTCGCACGAATCCTCTGGTTCGAAGGCACCAAGCACGGCTTGCGCGATCGCGAGTGGATGGCGCTGCGCTTCCTCTCCCGCGCCAACCGGTTTTCCCGCACGCCCTCGGCGCTCGCGAGTTACGTCGGCACCACGCGCGGCACCGCCTCGTTCATCATCGGCGAGCTGGAACGGCTCGGCTATCTCGAGCGAAAGCGCTCGGCCAAGGACAAGCGGTCGGTGATGCTGAGCGTTACGCAGCCGGGCAAGAAGTTCCTGGCGCGCGATCCCGTCAACGTCCTCGTCGAGGCGATTGCTGTGCTCGACGACGAGGCCAAGATCCGCTTCCGCGACGCGCTCCGCCACGTGCTGGACCAGTCGGACGCGGCCGAGCAGCGGCACCATACCGACGTCTGCAAGCGCTGCATCTTCCTCCGGGAAGATCGCACCGCGGCGGACGGCAAGACGACGGTCGAGTTCAGCTGCCGCCTGTTTCGCGCGCCAATCGCGGAGCCGGAGGTCGATCTGCTATGCACCAGCTTCGAGCATCACCGCCAATAG
- a CDS encoding response regulator transcription factor: protein MYIIVDDRESVTNSYVGGLVREGVSSIGFSSGEFWDWLQSASESDLAAVDAFLLGDCDARGSLPRAMRKRSSAPIIAMSGQKMLKNTLELFESGVDDVVYVPIHLREILARTAAIARRRVGELPRPCETRIQVFFNGRDPEIAGHALTLPRRELRILEYMVSNHGKWITKTQIFNAVYGIFESTFDESVIESHVSKLRKKLRDRLGFDAIVARRYVGYRLNIPAGETVDVPMQELDEVGILLNRAHIAPAAYPAGN from the coding sequence ATGTATATTATCGTTGATGATCGTGAGAGCGTCACGAACAGCTACGTTGGAGGGCTCGTTCGCGAAGGCGTATCGTCGATCGGCTTCTCCTCCGGAGAATTCTGGGACTGGCTGCAATCTGCGAGTGAATCGGACCTGGCAGCGGTCGACGCCTTCCTCCTCGGGGATTGCGACGCCCGCGGAAGCCTGCCGCGGGCGATGCGCAAGCGCTCCTCGGCTCCCATCATCGCCATGAGCGGCCAGAAGATGCTCAAGAACACGCTGGAGCTGTTCGAATCGGGCGTTGACGACGTCGTGTACGTGCCGATTCACCTGCGCGAGATCCTCGCCCGAACGGCCGCGATCGCGCGCCGCCGGGTGGGCGAGTTGCCGAGACCCTGCGAGACCAGGATCCAGGTCTTCTTCAACGGGCGCGACCCCGAGATCGCGGGCCACGCCCTCACCCTGCCCCGCCGTGAATTGCGTATTCTCGAATATATGGTCAGCAACCACGGCAAGTGGATCACCAAGACGCAGATCTTCAACGCGGTCTACGGCATCTTCGAGTCGACCTTCGACGAGAGCGTGATCGAGAGCCACGTCAGCAAACTGCGCAAGAAGCTCCGCGACCGCCTCGGCTTCGACGCGATCGTGGCCCGGCGTTATGTCGGATACCGCCTCAACATCCCCGCCGGCGAGACCGTCGACGTGCCGATGCAGGAGCTCGACGAGGTCGGCATCCTCCTCAACCGGGCGCACATCGCCCCGGCGGCCTATCCGGCCGGTAACTGA
- a CDS encoding rod-binding protein has translation MIVTATPDLVLDVIEAADPVTQRAATAKLDALKSSAADFAATMDAEAGKAAAAGADQSAAKVSEAQSGAVNGAPVQVIKAPASGEVYRKFEAFILQTFVETMLPKESEELFGKGTAGSVWKSMLAEQLGNQLAKGKGIGIARQLAGAHPAGPDVTGKAG, from the coding sequence ATGATCGTGACAGCGACACCCGACCTCGTTCTCGACGTTATCGAGGCCGCCGATCCCGTGACGCAACGCGCGGCGACCGCGAAGCTCGATGCGCTGAAATCATCCGCCGCCGATTTCGCCGCGACGATGGACGCGGAGGCCGGCAAGGCCGCGGCGGCTGGTGCCGATCAATCCGCGGCGAAGGTTTCCGAAGCGCAGTCGGGTGCGGTGAACGGGGCGCCGGTGCAGGTGATCAAGGCGCCAGCGTCCGGCGAGGTCTATCGGAAGTTCGAGGCGTTCATCCTCCAGACCTTCGTCGAGACGATGCTGCCGAAGGAATCCGAGGAACTCTTCGGCAAGGGGACCGCCGGCAGCGTCTGGAAGTCGATGCTGGCGGAGCAACTCGGCAACCAGCTCGCGAAGGGCAAGGGCATCGGCATTGCGAGGCAGCTTGCCGGCGCGCATCCGGCGGGGCCGGACGTGACGGGGAAGGCCGGATGA
- the fliR gene encoding flagellar biosynthesis protein FliR — MISSLADSVLVTFIVFCRIGACLMFVPGYSSVNVPAQVRLFIALVTTFALTPILIAVLKPLTDQAAPLTLALLIGSEVLVGSVIGLGGRVFFLALQTMATVMASAIGLSNIPGTPIGDTDPAPALVPLIMASVTTLFFMTDQHWQVLRGLMNSYDVWHPGARLGGSMALDQLVSRLSEAFVLTLRIASPFIVYSVIVNLAVGLINKLTPAIPVYFISVPFVLFGGFLLLYLTSDELLTQFMLGVSSWLSE; from the coding sequence GTGATCAGCAGCCTCGCCGACAGCGTGCTGGTGACCTTCATCGTGTTCTGCAGGATCGGCGCCTGCCTGATGTTCGTGCCCGGCTATTCCAGCGTCAACGTTCCGGCCCAGGTCCGCCTGTTCATCGCGCTCGTCACGACGTTTGCACTGACGCCAATCCTGATCGCGGTCCTGAAACCTCTGACGGACCAAGCGGCGCCGCTGACGCTGGCACTCCTGATCGGCTCCGAGGTCCTGGTCGGAAGCGTCATCGGCCTCGGCGGGCGCGTGTTCTTCCTGGCGCTTCAGACCATGGCGACCGTGATGGCAAGCGCGATCGGGCTCAGCAATATCCCGGGCACGCCGATCGGCGACACCGATCCGGCGCCGGCCCTGGTGCCGCTGATCATGGCGTCCGTCACCACGCTGTTCTTCATGACCGACCAGCACTGGCAGGTGCTGCGCGGGCTGATGAACTCCTACGACGTCTGGCATCCCGGTGCGAGGCTCGGCGGCAGCATGGCGCTCGACCAGCTGGTCAGCCGCCTGTCGGAGGCGTTCGTGCTGACGCTGCGGATCGCCAGCCCGTTCATCGTCTATTCGGTCATCGTCAACCTCGCAGTCGGCCTGATCAACAAGCTGACGCCGGCGATTCCCGTCTACTTCATCTCCGTGCCGTTCGTGCTGTTCGGCGGCTTCCTGCTGCTCTATCTCACCAGCGACGAGCTCCTGACGCAATTCATGCTGGGCGTCTCGTCCTGGCTGTCGGAATGA
- the flhA gene encoding flagellar biosynthesis protein FlhA, with protein sequence MADTLAASLPNPRRLGADAFFAGGIVAMLTILFLPIPPILIDLGLAFSIALSALILMVALWIQRPLDFSAFPTVLLIATILRLALNVATTRLILSRGGEGEQAAGHVVAGFSKFVMGGDFVIGLIIFAILVTVNFVVITKGATRIAEVGARFTLDAIPGKQMAIDADLSAGLIDDKEAQRRRRELEEESAFFGAMDGASKFVRGDAIAGLIITAINIFGGIIIGVTHHGLTLSRAADVYTKLSVGDGLVSQMPALIVSLSAGLLVSKGGTRGSAEQAVLRQLSGYPRAVSAAALMMFVLAIMPGLPMAPFVLLGGVMAFVGYTLPRRQAARDRKEDARKADERAQTAAKESVKESLKTAEIELALGGHLSVHLLGSRTELGHRVAKIRKKFAKQYGFVIPEIKLTDNLSIDPKGYQIRIHDTRVAHGELRLGEVLVLVDKDGKPDVPGEEVIEPAFGMKALWVTEAFTDEVKRQGCKPVDNLSVLLTHLSEVIRANLAQLLSYKDMRGLLDRLDPEYKRLIEDLCPSQISYSGLLAILKILLAERVSIRNLHLILEAIAEIAPHVRRSEQVAEHVRTRLAQQICGDLSDNGVLNVVRLGNRWDLAFHQSLKRDPKGDVVEFDADPRLIEQFATEASAAIRKFTENGTSVVLAVTPEARPYVRMILERVFPTLPVLSHVEVARSAEIRALGAIS encoded by the coding sequence ATGGCCGATACGTTAGCTGCTAGCCTGCCAAACCCGCGACGACTCGGGGCGGATGCCTTTTTTGCGGGCGGCATCGTGGCCATGCTCACGATCCTGTTCCTGCCGATACCGCCGATCCTGATCGATCTCGGCCTGGCGTTCTCGATCGCGCTGTCGGCGCTGATCCTGATGGTCGCGCTGTGGATCCAGCGGCCGCTCGACTTCTCCGCATTTCCGACCGTGCTGCTGATCGCAACGATCCTGCGGCTGGCGCTCAACGTCGCGACCACCCGCCTGATCCTGTCGCGCGGCGGGGAGGGCGAACAGGCCGCGGGCCATGTCGTCGCCGGCTTCTCGAAATTCGTCATGGGCGGCGACTTCGTCATCGGCCTGATCATCTTCGCGATCCTGGTCACGGTGAATTTCGTCGTGATCACCAAGGGTGCTACGCGTATCGCGGAGGTCGGCGCCCGTTTCACCCTGGACGCCATCCCCGGTAAGCAGATGGCGATCGACGCTGACCTGTCCGCGGGCCTGATCGACGACAAGGAGGCCCAGCGCCGGCGCCGCGAGCTCGAAGAGGAGAGCGCGTTCTTCGGCGCCATGGACGGTGCTTCGAAATTCGTCCGCGGCGATGCCATCGCCGGCCTGATCATCACCGCGATCAACATCTTCGGCGGCATCATCATCGGCGTCACCCATCACGGCCTGACGCTGTCGCGCGCCGCCGACGTCTATACGAAGCTCTCTGTCGGCGATGGCCTGGTGTCGCAGATGCCGGCGCTGATCGTGTCGCTGTCGGCGGGCCTGCTTGTTTCCAAGGGCGGCACCAGGGGCTCGGCGGAGCAGGCCGTGCTGCGGCAGCTCAGCGGCTATCCGCGCGCGGTGTCGGCCGCCGCATTGATGATGTTCGTGCTCGCCATCATGCCGGGGCTGCCGATGGCGCCGTTCGTGCTGCTCGGCGGCGTCATGGCCTTCGTCGGCTACACGCTGCCCAGGCGTCAGGCGGCGCGGGATCGGAAAGAGGATGCGCGCAAGGCCGACGAGCGCGCCCAGACCGCGGCCAAGGAATCGGTCAAGGAATCGCTAAAGACCGCCGAGATCGAGCTGGCGCTCGGCGGTCATCTTTCGGTCCATCTGCTGGGATCGCGCACCGAGCTCGGCCATCGCGTGGCCAAGATTCGCAAGAAGTTCGCCAAGCAGTACGGCTTCGTCATTCCCGAGATCAAGCTCACCGACAATCTGTCGATCGATCCCAAGGGATACCAGATCCGGATCCACGACACCCGCGTCGCGCATGGCGAGCTCAGGCTCGGCGAGGTGCTGGTGCTGGTCGACAAGGACGGCAAGCCCGACGTGCCCGGCGAGGAGGTGATCGAACCCGCCTTCGGCATGAAGGCGCTGTGGGTGACGGAGGCTTTCACCGACGAAGTCAAGCGACAGGGCTGCAAACCGGTCGACAATCTGTCGGTTCTGCTCACGCATCTGAGCGAGGTGATCAGGGCGAATCTCGCCCAGCTCCTGTCCTACAAGGACATGCGCGGGCTGCTCGACCGGCTCGATCCCGAATACAAGCGCCTGATCGAGGATCTCTGCCCGTCACAGATTTCCTATTCGGGCCTGCTGGCGATCCTGAAGATCCTGCTGGCCGAGCGCGTGTCGATCCGCAATCTCCATCTGATCCTCGAGGCGATCGCGGAGATCGCGCCCCATGTGCGGCGCTCCGAACAGGTGGCGGAGCATGTCCGCACGCGGCTTGCCCAGCAGATCTGCGGCGACCTCTCCGACAACGGCGTGCTCAACGTGGTCCGCCTCGGCAATCGCTGGGATCTCGCCTTCCACCAGAGCCTGAAGCGCGACCCCAAGGGGGACGTCGTCGAATTCGACGCCGATCCGCGCCTGATCGAGCAGTTCGCGACGGAAGCCAGCGCGGCGATCCGCAAGTTCACCGAGAACGGCACCAGCGTGGTGCTGGCGGTGACCCCGGAGGCCCGTCCCTATGTCCGGATGATCCTGGAACGGGTGTTCCCGACACTGCCGGTCCTGTCGCATGTGGAGGTCGCGCGCAGCGCCGAGATCAGAGCGCTCGGAGCCATATCGTGA
- the fliQ gene encoding flagellar biosynthesis protein FliQ, with translation MNERDALDIVQAAIWTIIVASGPAVGAAMLVGTIIALIQALTQIQEVTLTFVPKIIVILVVVAISGSFIGAHLSTFTEMVYSHIERGF, from the coding sequence ATGAACGAGAGAGACGCCCTCGACATCGTCCAGGCGGCGATCTGGACCATCATCGTCGCCTCGGGGCCTGCCGTCGGCGCGGCGATGCTGGTCGGCACCATCATTGCACTGATCCAGGCCCTGACCCAGATCCAGGAGGTCACGCTGACCTTCGTTCCGAAGATCATCGTCATCCTGGTGGTCGTCGCGATCTCCGGCTCCTTCATCGGCGCGCATCTCTCCACCTTTACCGAGATGGTCTATTCGCATATCGAGCGCGGCTTCTGA
- the flgD gene encoding flagellar hook assembly protein FlgD produces MNVTSATDSTSKSSSSTSSTTSTSSNSVDYNTFLQLLVAEMKNQDPTNPMDTSQYMSQFAQLSTVEQAMQTNTKLDALLSSQSLSQADGLIGKTVSFTDATGATFSGKVKSISINSDGSVATLENGTKVAVGPGLTISQS; encoded by the coding sequence ATGAACGTCACCAGCGCGACCGACAGCACCAGCAAGTCGTCCAGTTCGACCAGCTCCACGACGTCCACGTCGAGCAACAGCGTCGACTACAATACCTTTCTTCAACTTCTCGTCGCCGAGATGAAGAACCAGGATCCGACCAATCCGATGGATACCTCGCAATATATGAGCCAGTTCGCCCAACTCTCGACGGTCGAGCAGGCCATGCAGACCAACACCAAGCTGGATGCGCTGCTGTCTTCGCAGTCGTTGTCGCAGGCCGACGGGCTGATCGGAAAAACCGTCAGCTTCACCGACGCGACCGGAGCGACCTTCTCCGGCAAGGTCAAGTCGATCTCCATCAACAGCGACGGCTCCGTCGCGACCCTCGAGAACGGCACGAAAGTCGCGGTCGGGCCTGGCCTCACGATCAGCCAGTCATGA
- the flbT gene encoding flagellar biosynthesis repressor FlbT, whose protein sequence is MKISLRAGERIYINGAVLRVDRKVSVELVNDVMFLLEGQIMQASDATTAMRQLYFIVQLMLMNPTDVRDASALYGQHHAALVAVCESREMLDGLVAIDELVGATRYFEALKRIRALFPVEQAILAGVATDIPFEAA, encoded by the coding sequence ATGAAGATCTCCTTGCGGGCGGGCGAACGGATCTACATCAACGGTGCGGTGCTGCGCGTGGACCGCAAGGTCTCCGTCGAGCTCGTCAACGACGTGATGTTTCTGCTCGAGGGGCAGATCATGCAGGCCTCCGACGCCACCACGGCGATGCGGCAGCTGTATTTCATCGTCCAGCTCATGCTGATGAACCCCACCGATGTCCGCGATGCCTCGGCGCTCTACGGCCAGCATCACGCGGCCCTGGTTGCGGTGTGCGAAAGCCGCGAGATGCTGGACGGGCTTGTCGCGATCGACGAGCTGGTCGGGGCAACCCGTTACTTCGAGGCGCTGAAGCGGATCCGGGCGCTGTTCCCGGTGGAGCAGGCTATCCTGGCCGGCGTCGCCACCGACATCCCATTCGAGGCTGCCTGA
- the flaF gene encoding flagellar biosynthesis regulator FlaF encodes MTFEAYEAVVEESGYQERGRERQALSLGIDRLERIEKGPFSFEDLVQSLLYVRRLWTIFIEDLSHPENGLPDKLRADIISIGLWVIKEADRLREEKSGDVMQLIEINRLIRDAL; translated from the coding sequence ATGACGTTTGAAGCCTATGAAGCTGTCGTTGAAGAGAGCGGCTATCAGGAGAGAGGCCGCGAGCGACAGGCGCTCAGCCTCGGCATCGACCGGCTCGAGCGGATCGAGAAGGGGCCCTTTAGTTTCGAGGATCTGGTCCAGAGCCTGCTCTATGTGCGCCGGCTGTGGACGATCTTCATCGAGGATCTCTCGCACCCGGAGAACGGCCTCCCGGACAAGCTGCGCGCCGACATCATCTCGATCGGCTTGTGGGTCATCAAGGAGGCGGATCGCCTTCGCGAAGAGAAGTCGGGCGACGTGATGCAGCTCATCGAAATCAACCGCCTGATCCGAGACGCACTTTAA
- a CDS encoding flagellar hook-associated family protein yields the protein MMSANYISTLMLSSSLRTSITNNQAALSKASKEATTGRFADVGLELGATTGGDLTLRADWSFADQLVDTNELVSGRLDVTQTRITQLGTTATSFLKDLIAARSTDNGGRIVLPPASANLQDLIGALNVSYNGSYLFSGINTQNMPITAYATGSASKNQVDADFAAAPPTGFGFPQSSASVSSITPAQMQTFLNTTFDAEFASPAWNTNWSSATDQVMQSRISTTEVADTSVSANQTGFRKLAEAYTMMADLGNAKLSQETFQVVVDKAIGLIGGAITDLATLGGGVGTVQQRITSATNKLKTQQDILNNQIVGMEKVDPTEASVRVNTLQTQIQTALALTSQLQKISLINYL from the coding sequence ATGATGAGCGCGAACTACATCTCGACCTTGATGCTGTCTTCGTCGTTGAGGACCTCGATCACGAACAACCAGGCTGCGCTGAGCAAGGCGTCGAAGGAGGCGACCACCGGCCGTTTCGCCGATGTTGGCCTCGAGCTTGGTGCCACGACGGGAGGCGACCTCACCCTGCGGGCGGACTGGAGCTTCGCCGATCAGCTCGTCGATACCAACGAGCTCGTCTCGGGACGCCTCGACGTGACGCAAACCCGGATCACCCAGCTCGGCACGACCGCAACGTCCTTTCTCAAGGACCTGATCGCGGCCCGCAGTACCGACAATGGCGGGCGGATCGTCCTGCCGCCTGCGTCCGCCAACCTCCAGGATCTGATCGGCGCGCTCAACGTCTCGTATAACGGCTCGTATCTCTTCTCGGGCATCAACACGCAGAACATGCCGATCACCGCCTACGCCACGGGCTCCGCCAGCAAGAACCAGGTCGACGCGGATTTCGCCGCAGCGCCGCCCACGGGCTTCGGATTTCCGCAATCCTCGGCGAGCGTGAGCAGCATCACCCCGGCCCAGATGCAGACCTTTCTCAACACCACCTTTGATGCCGAGTTCGCGAGCCCGGCCTGGAATACCAACTGGTCATCGGCCACTGACCAGGTCATGCAAAGCCGTATCTCCACGACCGAGGTCGCCGATACGTCCGTCAGCGCCAACCAGACCGGCTTCCGCAAGCTCGCCGAGGCCTACACCATGATGGCGGATCTCGGGAATGCAAAACTCAGCCAGGAGACGTTCCAGGTCGTCGTGGACAAGGCCATCGGCCTCATTGGTGGTGCGATCACGGACCTCGCCACGCTCGGCGGCGGCGTCGGCACGGTCCAGCAGCGGATCACCTCAGCAACGAACAAGCTCAAGACGCAGCAGGACATTCTGAACAATCAGATCGTCGGTATGGAGAAGGTCGACCCAACCGAGGCATCGGTCCGGGTCAACACCTTGCAGACCCAGATCCAGACGGCGCTGGCGCTGACCTCGCAGCTCCAGAAGATCAGCCTCATCAACTATCTCTGA